One genomic region from Listeria monocytogenes encodes:
- the secA2 gene encoding accessory Sec system translocase SecA2: MRQNYDDRKIVKQYREIARQIVKKEGLYKNMDQAELCEQTNFWREKFKTKPMTDRDKINIFALAREAASRIIGLDAVVVQLIGALVLGDGKVAEMKTGEGKTLMSLFVMFIEVMRGNRVHLVTANEYLARRDREEIGQVLEYLGVSVALNESGLDIAQKKAIYTADVIYGTASEFGFDYLRDNMVRQKEDKVQSGLDFVLIDEADSILIDEARTPLLISDRKEEDLSLYHKANKLVKKMMKDDYEMEEHKRFVWLNDAGIEKAQKFWGVESLYSAEAQSELRITMLLMRAHFLMHKDKDYVVLDDEVLIIDPHTGRALPGRRFNDGLHQAIEAKEGVEVKEESRTLATITIQNYFRMYKKISGMTGTAKTEEEEFRQIYNMDVVVIPTNLRVNREDMQDDIFYTKKEKGRAIVYEVSWRYEKGQPTLIGTSSIKSNEWISGLLDAAGIPHQVLNAKNHAQEAEIIAKAGKRGMVTLATNMAGRGTDIKLDPDVHKLGGLAVIGTERHESRRIDLQLMGRSGRRGDPGFSKFMISLEDDLLEQFESKSWEKLSAKLKRKAPRDGKPVNSRKIHAVVVDAQKRLEGANYDIRKDLLSYDEVIDLQRKMVYKERDLLLERNKLGVSSEKILREVAEYSFIHPSDIPEEELEIYYSRQKELLGGTKFPISFDQVTLMEPREVVEEIVSWHKKERNKFPAETIAAIEREVYLNLMDQMWVMHLDAMVQLREGIHLRAYGQQDPLVMYQKEGAQLFEKFQADYHFYFAHALLELDPDGLIQG; this comes from the coding sequence ATGAGACAGAATTATGATGATCGAAAAATAGTGAAACAGTATCGAGAAATAGCCCGCCAAATTGTTAAAAAAGAGGGCTTATATAAAAATATGGATCAGGCTGAACTTTGTGAACAAACCAATTTTTGGCGCGAGAAGTTCAAGACAAAACCGATGACTGATCGAGATAAAATTAATATTTTTGCTTTGGCGAGAGAAGCAGCTAGCCGAATTATTGGTTTGGATGCGGTTGTAGTGCAATTAATTGGAGCGCTCGTTCTCGGCGATGGCAAAGTGGCAGAAATGAAAACCGGCGAAGGTAAAACATTGATGTCGTTATTTGTTATGTTTATAGAAGTAATGCGTGGTAATCGTGTACACCTTGTGACTGCCAATGAGTATTTAGCTAGACGTGATCGGGAAGAAATTGGACAAGTGCTGGAATATCTTGGTGTTTCCGTTGCGTTAAATGAATCTGGTTTAGACATAGCCCAAAAAAAGGCCATTTATACAGCAGATGTTATTTATGGAACGGCTTCTGAATTTGGTTTTGATTACTTACGCGACAATATGGTACGCCAAAAAGAAGATAAAGTACAAAGTGGACTTGATTTTGTTTTAATAGATGAAGCAGATTCAATTTTAATAGATGAAGCGAGAACGCCCCTACTTATTTCTGACCGTAAAGAAGAAGATTTGTCCCTTTATCATAAAGCGAATAAGCTTGTGAAGAAGATGATGAAAGATGATTATGAGATGGAAGAACATAAACGCTTTGTTTGGTTGAATGATGCAGGAATTGAGAAAGCCCAGAAGTTTTGGGGTGTCGAATCACTTTATTCCGCAGAGGCGCAGTCAGAACTTAGAATTACGATGCTTTTAATGCGAGCTCATTTCTTGATGCATAAAGATAAAGATTATGTGGTGCTTGATGATGAAGTATTAATTATCGATCCACATACTGGTCGTGCGCTTCCAGGCCGGCGCTTTAATGATGGACTCCATCAGGCAATCGAAGCAAAAGAGGGTGTTGAAGTAAAAGAAGAATCACGTACGCTAGCAACAATTACAATTCAAAACTACTTCCGGATGTATAAGAAAATTTCTGGAATGACAGGAACAGCTAAAACTGAGGAAGAAGAATTCCGTCAAATTTACAACATGGATGTCGTGGTAATCCCTACCAATTTACGTGTAAATCGGGAAGATATGCAAGATGACATTTTTTATACGAAAAAGGAAAAAGGGCGCGCGATTGTATATGAAGTATCGTGGCGCTATGAAAAAGGACAGCCAACTTTAATCGGAACTTCTTCTATTAAAAGTAATGAATGGATTAGTGGCTTACTTGATGCTGCTGGAATTCCCCACCAAGTATTAAATGCGAAAAACCATGCCCAAGAAGCGGAAATAATTGCCAAAGCTGGGAAACGCGGAATGGTAACTTTAGCAACGAACATGGCTGGTCGGGGAACGGATATCAAACTGGATCCAGATGTGCATAAGCTCGGTGGACTAGCTGTAATTGGGACGGAGCGACATGAGAGTCGTCGGATAGATTTACAGCTAATGGGACGTTCTGGACGACGCGGTGACCCTGGTTTCAGTAAATTTATGATTTCCTTGGAAGATGATTTGTTAGAGCAATTTGAAAGTAAAAGCTGGGAGAAACTTTCCGCGAAACTTAAACGCAAAGCGCCACGTGATGGGAAACCAGTTAATTCAAGGAAAATTCACGCTGTCGTTGTTGATGCACAAAAACGTCTAGAAGGAGCAAACTACGATATTCGTAAAGACTTGCTTTCCTACGATGAAGTAATCGATTTACAACGCAAAATGGTATATAAAGAACGCGATTTATTATTAGAAAGAAATAAACTTGGAGTATCTTCCGAAAAAATTCTACGTGAAGTTGCCGAATATTCATTTATCCATCCAAGTGATATTCCGGAAGAAGAGTTAGAAATTTATTATTCACGTCAAAAAGAATTGCTTGGCGGCACGAAATTCCCTATTTCTTTTGACCAAGTAACGCTAATGGAACCGAGAGAAGTTGTGGAAGAAATCGTATCTTGGCATAAAAAAGAACGCAATAAATTCCCGGCTGAGACGATTGCTGCAATAGAACGAGAAGTGTATTTGAATTTAATGGACCAAATGTGGGTCATGCATCTGGACGCGATGGTACAATTACGAGAAGGTATCCACTTGCGAGCATATGGACAACAAGATCCATTAGTCATGTACCAAAAAGAAGGGGCCCAATTATTTGAGAAATTCCAAGCAGACTATCATTTCTACTTCGCTCACGCCTTACTTGAACTTGATCCAGACGGCTTAATCCAAGGCTAA
- a CDS encoding YdbC family protein, whose protein sequence is MANIEYEIIEEIGVLSENARGWRKELNKVSWNGRPPKYDIRDWSEDHEKMGKGITLTDEEAEVLKKLLD, encoded by the coding sequence TTGGCGAATATTGAATATGAAATCATAGAAGAAATCGGCGTATTATCTGAAAACGCGCGTGGTTGGCGAAAGGAATTAAATAAAGTCAGCTGGAACGGCCGTCCACCTAAATATGATATCCGCGACTGGTCAGAAGATCATGAGAAAATGGGAAAAGGGATTACACTAACTGATGAAGAAGCAGAAGTACTAAAAAAACTGTTAGATTAA
- a CDS encoding DUF916 and DUF3324 domain-containing protein, which produces MKKSFLSLLFIIPLLVTCGNFTEAQAAEGDVGYSVQAHIPANQIDKRQTYFDLKMQPKQKQTVEIDVLNSSNEEIQVEAAINYASTNRTGIIDYTKNDLTKKDKSLKYPLPELAEIPDDQKRLTIPVNGKKTVQVMIEMPAESIDGVVLGAVEFKKKNTKETKKTKGVSLKNEYSYIVGMQLAESDKQVKPHMNLLSIKPALLNYHTAIVANLQNDQPVILENLSIDAKVYQQNSDKLLYQTKKANMKMAPNSNFDFGIDWENQPLKEGKYRLKMTATNGVETWTWDEAFTIGKEGQNLNKEAVNLEKTNTWLYVAIAAGVVLIALIIILVIRKRRNKQEK; this is translated from the coding sequence TTGAAGAAAAGTTTTCTTAGTTTATTGTTCATTATTCCGTTATTAGTCACATGTGGCAATTTTACAGAAGCACAGGCGGCAGAAGGAGATGTTGGCTATTCTGTTCAAGCTCATATTCCTGCCAATCAAATTGATAAAAGACAAACTTATTTTGATTTAAAAATGCAGCCGAAACAAAAACAAACAGTAGAAATCGATGTATTGAATAGTTCAAATGAAGAAATTCAAGTGGAAGCAGCAATCAACTACGCATCCACCAATCGAACTGGTATTATTGATTACACAAAAAATGACCTTACGAAAAAAGATAAAAGTTTAAAATATCCACTTCCAGAATTAGCTGAAATACCAGACGACCAAAAACGCCTAACGATACCAGTAAATGGTAAAAAGACCGTCCAAGTGATGATTGAAATGCCAGCTGAATCGATTGATGGCGTTGTATTGGGCGCAGTAGAGTTTAAAAAGAAAAACACCAAAGAGACAAAGAAAACAAAAGGTGTCTCCTTAAAAAATGAATATTCCTATATTGTCGGCATGCAACTAGCTGAATCCGACAAACAAGTCAAACCACATATGAATTTACTCAGTATCAAACCGGCACTCCTCAACTATCACACAGCGATAGTTGCCAACTTACAAAACGATCAACCAGTCATTCTGGAAAACCTAAGTATTGATGCAAAAGTCTATCAACAAAATTCGGATAAATTACTTTACCAAACAAAGAAAGCAAATATGAAAATGGCGCCAAATTCCAATTTTGATTTTGGGATTGACTGGGAAAATCAACCTTTAAAAGAAGGCAAATACAGATTAAAAATGACTGCAACGAATGGCGTGGAAACCTGGACTTGGGACGAAGCGTTCACCATTGGTAAGGAAGGACAAAATTTAAATAAAGAAGCAGTCAACCTAGAGAAAACAAACACATGGCTTTACGTTGCAATAGCGGCGGGCGTTGTTCTGATTGCGCTAATAATTATTCTTGTAATCAGAAAACGAAGAAACAAACAAGAAAAATAA
- a CDS encoding threonine/serine exporter family protein gives MSNETTDYLLETCLMAGKIMMESGAEMYRVEDTMNRIATVASNKKGISFVTPTGLFMSLEGERNVQLQQIPTRTINLEKVSMVNEFSRDFAEKRISLKELHTKLVNLDKDVRYFPIWLQIIAASLVSGSLMVIFGGGWFDFIPTCIIGAIGFIIFYYTQIFMKVKFLAEFLASLSVGLLAVLTISVGWGINLDTMIIGGVMPLVPGVPITNAVRDLLAGHLLSGMARGTEALLTSCAIGIGIAVVFRFFL, from the coding sequence ATGTCGAATGAAACAACAGATTATTTGCTAGAAACATGCTTAATGGCAGGAAAAATAATGATGGAAAGTGGCGCTGAAATGTATCGCGTGGAAGATACAATGAACCGCATTGCAACCGTCGCTAGTAATAAAAAAGGAATTAGTTTCGTGACGCCAACTGGGCTTTTTATGTCGCTTGAAGGAGAACGTAATGTGCAATTACAGCAAATTCCGACAAGAACCATTAATTTAGAAAAAGTATCTATGGTCAATGAATTTTCCAGGGATTTCGCTGAAAAGAGAATTTCCTTAAAAGAATTACATACAAAACTCGTTAATTTAGATAAAGATGTTCGCTACTTCCCTATTTGGTTGCAAATTATTGCGGCCTCACTAGTTAGTGGCTCGTTGATGGTTATTTTTGGTGGTGGTTGGTTTGATTTTATTCCAACTTGTATTATTGGCGCAATCGGTTTTATTATTTTTTACTACACGCAGATTTTTATGAAGGTGAAGTTTCTAGCGGAATTTTTAGCTTCATTAAGTGTTGGGCTCCTAGCTGTTTTGACGATTTCGGTTGGTTGGGGTATTAATTTAGATACGATGATCATTGGTGGCGTGATGCCGCTTGTTCCCGGGGTGCCGATTACGAATGCAGTTCGGGATTTACTTGCTGGGCATTTGCTTAGTGGAATGGCACGCGGAACGGAAGCGCTACTTACTTCTTGTGCAATAGGAATTGGAATCGCGGTTGTTTTCCGCTTTTTCTTATAA
- a CDS encoding alpha/beta hydrolase yields MFAYDIYEPIGRKDEDTFPVIFALHGFGGDELEMAGRLELLMDRFVVVSMRGDVEYGPAYGFYHMVTEGDPNPREVDYISLRVAQFIDKICTDYISIDKEQVFLAGFDQGAVLAISIMQSYGGQYKAAALLSGRLPYYMEERPANLMLKDKRIFIGHGIEDAVIQISEADDIARLFEKMGCQVEKHRYFIGHNVNEAEEDDLYRWFESFLPNQPVKNK; encoded by the coding sequence ATGTTTGCTTATGATATTTACGAACCAATTGGTAGAAAAGATGAAGATACTTTTCCAGTGATTTTTGCTCTCCATGGTTTTGGGGGGGACGAGCTAGAAATGGCAGGACGACTAGAATTATTAATGGACCGATTTGTCGTTGTTTCCATGCGTGGAGACGTAGAATATGGTCCTGCTTACGGTTTTTATCATATGGTGACAGAAGGCGACCCCAACCCGAGAGAGGTAGATTATATAAGCTTACGTGTCGCACAATTTATTGATAAAATTTGTACTGATTACATTTCAATTGATAAAGAACAAGTTTTTCTTGCAGGATTTGATCAAGGCGCAGTTCTAGCGATATCCATTATGCAAAGCTATGGCGGTCAATATAAAGCAGCAGCCTTGTTAAGCGGACGTTTGCCGTATTATATGGAAGAAAGACCCGCTAACTTAATGTTGAAAGACAAACGTATTTTTATCGGTCACGGTATAGAAGATGCTGTCATTCAAATTTCTGAAGCAGATGACATCGCCCGACTTTTCGAGAAAATGGGTTGTCAGGTGGAGAAGCATCGTTATTTTATCGGTCACAATGTAAACGAAGCGGAAGAAGATGACTTATATAGATGGTTTGAAAGCTTTTTGCCAAACCAACCAGTGAAAAATAAATAA
- a CDS encoding class I SAM-dependent rRNA methyltransferase, whose product MKNLVKVKVFPKFTKGYKEGYPLILKERMEKWPKELQEGDVLELTDTNGQFIARGYHGEQNKGSGWLFTWDKKQQLDEDFLTNLITTAIEKRQFLFADDSTTAFRIFNGEGDGLGGFTVDYYDGYLVIQWYSLGIYAFQKMIIDIFLSFPEIKGIYEKRRFQEDTKDDFVAGQKATFPLIIKENGINYATYLDDGWMTGIFLDQRDVRRRISEDYSVSKNVLNTFSYTGAFSVAALFGGASKTTSVDVAGRSLSKTKEQLEVNGLDPNEQAIIVEDVFHYFKYAARKQLTFDLVVVDPPSFARTKKVTFRAAKDYPAMLREIIDITAPNGTIIASTNYAGFGMKAFKKLIAEAFQTSDRTYKIVETHSLPADFTVNKNFPEGNYLKVLFLTLDI is encoded by the coding sequence ATGAAGAATCTGGTAAAAGTAAAAGTTTTCCCTAAGTTCACAAAAGGCTATAAGGAAGGTTATCCCCTCATTCTTAAAGAACGAATGGAAAAATGGCCAAAAGAATTACAAGAAGGCGACGTATTAGAATTAACTGATACGAATGGTCAATTTATTGCAAGAGGATACCACGGAGAACAAAATAAAGGTAGCGGCTGGCTTTTCACTTGGGACAAGAAACAGCAACTAGATGAAGACTTTTTAACGAACCTAATTACTACAGCAATCGAAAAACGTCAATTTCTATTTGCAGATGACTCTACTACTGCTTTTCGGATTTTTAATGGTGAAGGAGATGGACTTGGTGGTTTCACTGTTGATTATTACGATGGCTATCTCGTAATCCAATGGTACAGCCTAGGTATCTATGCTTTCCAAAAAATGATTATTGATATCTTCTTATCTTTCCCAGAAATAAAAGGTATTTATGAAAAAAGACGTTTTCAAGAAGATACAAAAGACGATTTCGTCGCCGGTCAAAAAGCAACTTTCCCACTTATTATTAAAGAAAATGGCATTAATTATGCGACTTACTTAGATGATGGTTGGATGACAGGCATCTTTCTAGATCAGCGGGATGTGCGGAGAAGAATTAGTGAGGATTATTCTGTTTCCAAAAATGTCTTAAATACATTTTCGTATACAGGGGCATTCTCGGTAGCGGCTTTATTTGGTGGCGCGAGTAAAACGACAAGCGTAGATGTGGCTGGTCGTTCGCTCAGCAAGACAAAAGAGCAATTAGAAGTAAATGGTCTTGATCCAAACGAACAAGCAATTATCGTAGAAGATGTTTTCCATTATTTCAAATATGCAGCGCGCAAACAATTAACTTTTGATTTAGTTGTTGTCGATCCCCCAAGCTTTGCACGCACAAAAAAAGTAACTTTCCGAGCGGCGAAAGATTACCCAGCTATGCTTCGTGAAATCATTGACATCACTGCTCCAAACGGCACTATCATTGCTTCAACAAACTATGCAGGATTCGGTATGAAAGCATTTAAAAAATTAATTGCGGAGGCCTTCCAAACAAGCGATCGTACTTATAAAATTGTGGAAACCCATTCCTTACCCGCAGATTTCACAGTTAATAAAAACTTTCCTGAGGGGAATTATTTAAAAGTGCTCTTTCTTACTTTGGATATTTAA
- a CDS encoding invasion associated endopeptidase — translation MKKATIAATAGIAVTAFAAPTIASASTVVVEAGDTLWGIAQSKGTTVDAIKKANNLTTDKIVPGQKLQVNNEVAAAEKTEKSVSATWLNVRTGAGVDNSIITSIKGGTKVTVETTESNGWHKITYNDGKTGFVNGKYLTDKAVSTPVAPTQEVKKETTTQQAAPVAETKTEVKQTTQATTPAPKVAETKETPVIDQNATTHAVKSGDTIWALSVKYGVSVQDIMSWNNLSSSSIYVGQKLAIKQTANTATPKAEVKTEAPAAEKQAAPVVKENTNTNTATTEKKETATQQQTAPKAPTEAAKPAPAPSTNTNANKTNTNTNTNNTNTPSKNTNTNSNTNTNTNSNTNANQGSSNNNSNSSASAIIAEAQKHLGKAYSWGGNGPTTFDCSGYTKYVFAKAGISLPRTSGAQYASTTRISESQAKPGDLVFFDYGSGISHVGIYVGNGQMINAQDNGVKYDNIHGSGWGKYLVGFGRV, via the coding sequence ATGAAAAAAGCAACTATCGCGGCTACAGCTGGGATTGCGGTAACAGCATTTGCTGCTCCAACAATCGCATCCGCAAGCACTGTAGTAGTCGAAGCTGGTGATACTCTTTGGGGTATCGCACAAAGTAAAGGGACTACTGTTGACGCAATTAAAAAAGCAAACAATTTAACAACAGATAAAATCGTACCAGGTCAAAAATTACAAGTAAATAATGAGGTTGCTGCTGCTGAAAAAACAGAGAAATCTGTTAGCGCAACTTGGTTAAACGTCCGTACTGGCGCTGGTGTTGATAACAGTATTATTACGTCCATCAAAGGTGGAACAAAAGTAACTGTTGAAACAACCGAATCTAACGGCTGGCACAAAATTACTTACAACGATGGAAAAACTGGTTTCGTTAACGGTAAATACTTAACTGACAAAGCAGTAAGCACTCCAGTTGCACCAACACAAGAAGTGAAAAAAGAAACTACTACTCAACAAGCTGCACCTGTTGCAGAAACAAAAACTGAAGTAAAACAAACTACACAAGCAACTACACCTGCGCCTAAAGTAGCAGAAACGAAAGAAACTCCAGTAATAGATCAAAATGCTACTACACACGCTGTCAAAAGCGGTGACACTATTTGGGCTTTATCCGTAAAATACGGTGTTTCTGTTCAAGACATTATGTCATGGAATAATTTATCTTCTTCTTCTATTTATGTAGGTCAAAAGCTTGCTATTAAACAAACTGCTAACACAGCTACTCCAAAAGCAGAAGTGAAAACGGAAGCTCCAGCAGCTGAAAAACAAGCAGCTCCAGTAGTTAAAGAAAATACTAACACAAATACTGCTACTACAGAGAAAAAAGAAACAGCAACGCAACAACAAACAGCACCTAAAGCACCAACAGAAGCTGCAAAACCAGCTCCTGCACCATCTACAAACACAAATGCTAATAAAACGAATACAAATACAAATACAAACAATACTAATACACCATCTAAAAATACTAATACAAACTCAAATACTAATACGAATACAAACTCAAATACGAATGCTAATCAAGGTTCTTCCAACAATAACAGCAATTCAAGTGCAAGTGCTATTATTGCTGAAGCTCAAAAACACCTTGGAAAAGCTTATTCATGGGGTGGTAACGGACCAACTACATTTGATTGCTCTGGTTACACTAAATATGTATTTGCTAAAGCGGGTATCTCCCTTCCACGTACATCTGGCGCACAATATGCTAGCACTACAAGAATTTCTGAATCTCAAGCAAAACCTGGTGATTTAGTATTCTTCGACTATGGTAGCGGAATTTCTCACGTTGGTATTTATGTTGGTAATGGTCAAATGATTAACGCGCAAGACAATGGCGTTAAATACGATAACATCCACGGCTCTGGCTGGGGTAAATATCTAGTTGGCTTCGGTCGCGTATAA
- a CDS encoding WxL domain-containing protein, with amino-acid sequence MIFKKTLIVGLIGISSVTLFAPSAFAVTSEGDSKATVKFKAGTGVVDPVDPENPTKPIDPLDPSNPTDPGTGNTGSLTLDYVSSVNFGEHEVSSTEQSYSSTSRKPFIQISDRRGTGAGWKVTATATAFQNEDGAASLSGATLSFKNGETASASTTATTPTAAQTVELPTDGTSIVSVVSAKESEGMGTWINRWFGATPNDTASLNDNVKLTIPAGSATLGDHEATITWTLSDAPGV; translated from the coding sequence ATGATTTTCAAAAAAACATTAATTGTAGGATTAATTGGCATAAGTTCAGTCACACTTTTCGCACCATCTGCTTTTGCGGTAACTTCTGAGGGGGATTCAAAAGCAACTGTTAAATTTAAAGCGGGGACAGGCGTAGTTGACCCGGTTGATCCGGAAAATCCTACGAAACCAATTGACCCGCTAGATCCAAGTAATCCAACTGATCCAGGAACTGGAAATACTGGTTCATTAACATTGGATTATGTGTCATCAGTTAATTTTGGGGAACATGAAGTATCATCCACGGAACAAAGTTACTCCTCCACATCAAGAAAACCTTTCATCCAAATTTCTGACCGTCGTGGAACTGGAGCTGGTTGGAAAGTGACAGCAACCGCAACGGCTTTCCAAAATGAAGACGGCGCAGCTTCCCTATCAGGAGCGACACTATCATTTAAAAACGGAGAAACAGCATCTGCTAGCACCACAGCAACGACCCCAACGGCTGCTCAAACAGTTGAATTACCAACAGATGGAACTTCAATCGTGAGTGTTGTTTCAGCAAAAGAATCGGAAGGTATGGGAACATGGATTAATCGTTGGTTTGGCGCTACACCAAATGATACAGCTAGCTTAAATGACAACGTGAAATTAACGATACCAGCAGGAAGCGCAACACTTGGAGACCATGAAGCGACTATTACATGGACATTATCTGACGCGCCAGGAGTTTAA
- a CDS encoding AI-2E family transporter, with protein MKGSFTKFKQFFIENKFVLGLLIFLLVALDIYVLTKIAFIFDPLMVILKTVAAPIILAGISYYLFNPIIDWLEKHKWKRGWAIALLYLVIIGLLILLFSFVIPAVKDQIVSLFKSFPGYWDQITQKFDEFSRSSLFDQLKDKLNTNMSDIMKTLSTKGTSVINSAISSIGSIVGTVTEVVLAIVTTPLVLFYLLKDGKKLPDFLLKMLPVNGRAHTRQVLGEANHQISSYIRGQIIVSLCIGILLFIGYLIIGLPYALTLAIIAACTSIVPYLGPAIAITPAIIIAIVTSPWLLIKLIIVWCVVQLLEGKFISPQVMGKTLKVHPITILFVILVAGNLFGVLGVIFAVPGYAVLKVIVTHVFIWFKRISGLYGEQPESEYVETPTEEKEL; from the coding sequence GTGAAGGGGTCATTCACAAAGTTTAAACAATTTTTTATTGAAAACAAATTTGTACTAGGGTTACTAATTTTTCTTTTAGTAGCACTTGATATTTATGTATTAACTAAGATTGCCTTTATTTTTGATCCACTAATGGTAATTCTTAAAACCGTTGCTGCACCAATCATTTTAGCCGGGATATCTTACTATTTATTTAATCCTATCATTGATTGGTTAGAGAAACATAAGTGGAAGCGAGGTTGGGCGATTGCATTACTATACTTAGTGATTATCGGTTTACTCATTTTACTATTTAGTTTTGTAATTCCAGCTGTGAAAGATCAGATTGTTAGCTTGTTCAAATCATTCCCGGGGTATTGGGACCAAATCACACAGAAATTTGACGAGTTCAGTCGCTCGAGCTTATTTGACCAATTAAAAGATAAATTAAATACAAACATGAGCGATATCATGAAGACTCTCTCCACAAAAGGTACGTCTGTAATTAACAGTGCTATTTCAAGTATTGGTAGTATTGTTGGGACGGTAACAGAGGTTGTTTTAGCGATAGTAACAACGCCGCTTGTTTTATTCTACTTATTAAAAGATGGAAAAAAATTACCAGACTTCCTACTAAAAATGTTACCAGTAAATGGTCGTGCGCATACTCGCCAAGTGCTTGGTGAAGCAAACCACCAAATTAGTTCATATATTCGTGGACAAATTATCGTTAGCTTATGTATTGGTATTCTGTTATTTATCGGTTATTTAATTATCGGTTTACCGTATGCATTAACGCTTGCTATTATCGCAGCATGTACTAGTATTGTTCCTTATTTGGGACCAGCAATTGCGATTACACCAGCGATTATTATCGCGATTGTTACTTCACCTTGGTTATTAATTAAATTGATTATTGTATGGTGTGTTGTTCAATTACTTGAAGGTAAATTTATTTCTCCTCAAGTAATGGGTAAAACGTTAAAAGTACATCCAATCACGATTTTATTCGTTATTTTGGTAGCCGGAAATCTATTCGGTGTACTAGGCGTTATTTTCGCAGTACCAGGTTATGCGGTACTTAAAGTCATCGTAACGCATGTATTTATCTGGTTCAAACGAATCTCCGGACTTTACGGGGAACAACCTGAAAGTGAATATGTAGAAACACCAACGGAAGAAAAAGAATTATAA